The DNA sequence GAAAACTTCAATCTTTTGTATCAACTCTTCCTTCAAATCAGGGTCAAGGATTTCACCTTCAGAAAAGGTTTTGTAGAATGAAGGCAACGAAAAGGTTTCAATAACCTCTGCTCCACATTTAGGAAAAAAAGCTTTGGCTGCATTCATTACATTTCCTCCACCAAACCCACCAGGAGAAGTACTCATCAGTAGCATTGGCTTATTTTTAAAAATGTCGAGATCAACTCGACTGCTCCAATCAAAAATGTTTTTGAAAGCAACTGTATAAGAGCGGTTGTGTTCTGCCATAGAACAAATGATAGCATTTGCCTCTTCCATCTGTTTACGGAATAAATTAGCCTTTTCCGGAATACCATGCTGTTGCTCCCTATCCATGGAGTAGATTGGCATTTCAAAGTCATTCAGGTCCAACAAATTGATATCAAACTCTGAAAAATAACTTAATGTATATTTTACTAGCTCTCTATTAATAGATTTTGAGCTATTACTTCCAGCAAAGGCAACAATTTTTTTCTTACTCATCTCTGATATATTTTATAGGAGTCAACATTTTATAGAACGGCTATAAAGGCTCAATTGAAGACTTGACTTAAGAAACTGTAGGCTATTTATTATACTCAGGATAAGGCACAAAACCTGTTTCTCCAGGTATTTTTGGAAAACGCTGATGAATCCAATCATCCTTTGCCTTTTCTATCCGTTCTTTTCTTGATGAAACAAAGTTCCAATTAATAAACCGTTCCTCAGGGAATGGCTCACCCCCAAAAATATAGATGGTACTATTTGCTCCAATCTCAAATTCACAAAGCTTACTGTTTTTGGCAACCAGCAACTGTTTTGGTTCAAACACGTTTCCTTCACTACTGATATTACCATCCAGAATATACAAAGCACTTTCACCGAATAAATCACTACCAATATTCAGTTTTTGGGCTTCCTTGCTTTTAATTTCAAGAAAATAAAGTTTACTGTGAACTGGCACTGGCGACTTCATTCCAAAAGCTTCACCAGCAATCAATTTCATCTCTACACCATCTTGCTCCCATGCCGGAATCTCATCTGCTGAAATATGAAAAAATGTAGGATCCATTTCCTCCAATTCTTTTGGTAGTGCGACCCAGATCTGTAGCCCGTGAAGATTTTTTGTGGAGTTTCTCAAATACTCAGGTGTTCTTTCCGAATGAACCACCCCTTTACCGGCAGTCATCCAATTGACAGCTCCCGGTTTGATTTCCACTTCTGAGCCAATACTATCCCTATGCATAATGGACCCTTCAAATAGGAACGTAAGTGTAGAAAGTCCGATATGAGGATGAGGCAAGACATCCATATTATCACGCTCACTCATTTTTGCAGGCCCCATATGATCAATAAAGACAAATGGCCCAACCGCTCTTTTTTGTCTGAAAGGAAGCAACCTACCTACCATAAAGCTTCCAATATCGGCAGCTCTCTCTTCGATAATCAAGGAAATATTTGACATGAACTATAGTTTTTGGTGTATAACCTGGATATCCATCAATTTATATAAGTCTCCTCTTACATTGATGGTTTATATAGTGAACAAATGCTACTACTAAAACATAACGAGATACTCAGAATTGCTTTTTCTTTTAAACTCTTTACTTGTTTGTAGGTATGCTGAAAATCAAAAACCCCAACAATGACTGTCGGGGAAACTTTGGTATCCTACTCTGAACTTCACATTATTCGACACCCTATTGCTTTGAAATATCTTGAAGTGCTAAAAACAAGTTAAGAGGGTATTCAGCAATACGGTTACACAAGTATAAATACCACTCATAACCATATACAAAATAAAGTTTAGTGACATACCCCTCCTCTTTTAATTTTGCCAATTGTTCAGTTTGAATTCCATAGAGACTTTCAAACTCATAATAATGCCTGTCAGGATTATAATAGTCGATCAGCTTTTTAGCCTGCTGCTGTATTTCAAAATGGTGCGTCGCAATGGAACATTTGTGTCCTTCCATCAATAACTGATCGATATAATAAAGGTAAGTCTCATCCAATTCTTTTCCTCTCGGCATTGATAATCCTTCGGGCGTATGGAATGCTCCTTTCACAATCCTGATACGACCATCTTCCTTGAGCAATTCCTGAAAATCATCTTTTGTTCTGTACAGATATGCCTGAAGCGTGATGGATAAATTTGAAAAAACTGGAGAAGCTTTTTTATAAGTTTCAATGATAGTATCTGTCTGATTTACTCCCTCTGCACTTATAATAATCTCAATGTCTTGCTTTGCGGCATTACACAAAAGTTCCAAATTATGCAGACAAAGCGCGGGAGATATTGCCAATCCAATATGAGACAGGTCTAAAGAAATAGTGGCATTTAACTGCTTACCTCGGATAGTTTCAGCAATTCGAATAAATTCCTGTGTAGCATCATTGGCTTCTTTTTCGGTACTAGTATTTTCACCCATAAACTCGATGGAACACTTATAGTCATCCTGATTACTTTTCAAAACTTTGGAGACTGTCTCTTCCAAGGTTTCACCACCAATGTACCGATCTGCTGCCTTTCTCAATACCTGATACACAGGTTTATTATTGAGAATAAAATCTTTGGCATTTTCATCAAGGGCTATTTTTTTGAGGGCTTCAGAACCTACCTGCAATAAGTCATTCATGGGTTTCTTCTTTATGTGTAGAAATGAAAGGAAAAAATTCATATGAAATGGAAGAAGTATAACACCTTAGTTCTGATTTTGTTTACCCTGAGTCTTAATCTTATTTATTCCCTTCAGTATATTTTTCACATCTTCCCATCACATACTTTCATGAACATATTCCTTATTATTTCAAATAGTAAATCATACTAATCACATATAAATCATAATTCTTTAATATGAGCTATAGAATAATATCACTAGTGCTTCTCACCATTAACACATTATAGTAGATATCGGTAGAAGTCCCAAACATTGGTTCCTTCGACCCCTGCTCTGGGAACAATCAGAATTCATTAGAGATTATCACGAATAGTTTTGTAAGACAGGCAGGTTAGGGAACAAAAATAGGCGGAAAAGCACTCATATAGTTGTGAAGACTAAATTGAAGAATGCTCGCCGCCTACAAAGTTTAACGTCATTACGTAATGGGGAGTTCGATAATCTTCTTCCTTATTTTGAAAAGGCGTTCGAGGAGTACTGCTGTCAGTTTACATTAAAAGGGAAGCCCCGAAAAAAGCCTTTGCTGACATGCCCTGAATACAGCAATAGCAGCCTTCCAGACTCATCGCTCAAGCTTTATTTTATCCTATATGTACTCAAGACCAATCCCCTTCAGGAAGATATTGGTGAACACTTTCAGATGAGTCAAGGTAAAGTCAGTGAATGGATAGCAATATTACTTCCATGCCTGCAGCAGGCACTGGCGCGACTTAAATCATTGCCTGCACGTGATGAGCACACCCTTGACAATTGGCTCTCTGAACAAATAGACGCCATTTTGTTGGAAGATGCGACCGACCGTCCTGTTCCACGCTCAACGGATTATGTAGTACAGGAGGAGCATTACAGCGGAAAGCATGGGAAACATACGGTCAAGAACCTGATTATCATCAATCGCAACAGGGAAGTCGGTTTCCTTTCCCAAACCTATGAAGGAAGCGTACATGATAAAACCGTCTTTGACAACGAGGCCCTGAATTTCCATAGAGAAGGTTTTTCGATGGTACATGATTTAGGATTTCAGGGAGTGAATATTGAAAATGTACAAGTAATTATTCCCTTTAAAAAGCAAGCAGGACTTTCAATGCCTGACTATATGAAAGAAGCCAACCGGATTATCTCCAGAGCTCGTGTCAGAGTTGAGCATGTGATTGGTTGTATCAAACGCTTACGGATGGTCAAAGAGGTGATCCGATTGAAAAGAGATCAAATTAGAGATCAGATTATGCTGATAGCAACTGGATTACACAATTTCAGAAACCGATTTAGAGCAAAACTAGAAACATAGTGATTTATTCGTGATA is a window from the Limibacter armeniacum genome containing:
- a CDS encoding NADPH-dependent FMN reductase: MSKKKIVAFAGSNSSKSINRELVKYTLSYFSEFDINLLDLNDFEMPIYSMDREQQHGIPEKANLFRKQMEEANAIICSMAEHNRSYTVAFKNIFDWSSRVDLDIFKNKPMLLMSTSPGGFGGGNVMNAAKAFFPKCGAEVIETFSLPSFYKTFSEGEILDPDLKEELIQKIEVFRKAL
- a CDS encoding pirin family protein, which translates into the protein MSNISLIIEERAADIGSFMVGRLLPFRQKRAVGPFVFIDHMGPAKMSERDNMDVLPHPHIGLSTLTFLFEGSIMHRDSIGSEVEIKPGAVNWMTAGKGVVHSERTPEYLRNSTKNLHGLQIWVALPKELEEMDPTFFHISADEIPAWEQDGVEMKLIAGEAFGMKSPVPVHSKLYFLEIKSKEAQKLNIGSDLFGESALYILDGNISSEGNVFEPKQLLVAKNSKLCEFEIGANSTIYIFGGEPFPEERFINWNFVSSRKERIEKAKDDWIHQRFPKIPGETGFVPYPEYNK
- a CDS encoding proline dehydrogenase family protein, producing the protein MNDLLQVGSEALKKIALDENAKDFILNNKPVYQVLRKAADRYIGGETLEETVSKVLKSNQDDYKCSIEFMGENTSTEKEANDATQEFIRIAETIRGKQLNATISLDLSHIGLAISPALCLHNLELLCNAAKQDIEIIISAEGVNQTDTIIETYKKASPVFSNLSITLQAYLYRTKDDFQELLKEDGRIRIVKGAFHTPEGLSMPRGKELDETYLYYIDQLLMEGHKCSIATHHFEIQQQAKKLIDYYNPDRHYYEFESLYGIQTEQLAKLKEEGYVTKLYFVYGYEWYLYLCNRIAEYPLNLFLALQDISKQ
- a CDS encoding transposase family protein; translation: MKTKLKNARRLQSLTSLRNGEFDNLLPYFEKAFEEYCCQFTLKGKPRKKPLLTCPEYSNSSLPDSSLKLYFILYVLKTNPLQEDIGEHFQMSQGKVSEWIAILLPCLQQALARLKSLPARDEHTLDNWLSEQIDAILLEDATDRPVPRSTDYVVQEEHYSGKHGKHTVKNLIIINRNREVGFLSQTYEGSVHDKTVFDNEALNFHREGFSMVHDLGFQGVNIENVQVIIPFKKQAGLSMPDYMKEANRIISRARVRVEHVIGCIKRLRMVKEVIRLKRDQIRDQIMLIATGLHNFRNRFRAKLET